A region of the Oncorhynchus masou masou isolate Uvic2021 unplaced genomic scaffold, UVic_Omas_1.1 unplaced_scaffold_930, whole genome shotgun sequence genome:
tggtggagagagttggaTCAAGCCTGGACCTGAGAACACCAGATACCATGGTGGAGAGTGTTGTATCAAGCCTGGACCTGAGAAATGTGAGAGTTAACTGAATTGTTTTTAAATCAAAATATGATTAAAGCATCCATTATACTGGAGTCCCAGGCAAAGAAAACAATAATGATCTATTTGGTCAAAACAAACATAAAGGTAGAGACCGCAATATGACGTACATGTACAACCTAAACAACATAGTGCAGGGGTTCTTAAACTTCttcagcctgggacccaaatTACAGATGATTGTGTTTTTCCTGGGTCCCAAGCTTAGGAAAATATGCAACTATATGTAAATATCGGTACATTTCATTGCCCTTATGCCTAAAACAAATAACAATTAAATTAAATACccatataaatatattttaatgtTCATTTCCCCCCATTAAAAACACTCTTACATATCTGTCAAGGTTGGAACTGTTTGCTGCTAAAATACAATAAATCATtttcattctgaactggaataaactgattgatcacaCATCACACAGGTGTAGactagaaaacacacacagtcctaatgagaggtgtGATGTCTTGTTGATGTTTTCAACAAGCAGGTCTATTCTGGGCTCCGTGTTTAACAGTGCAACACTGAGGTCATACTCAACCTTGAGACTGTTTCTGTACTTGTGTTTTTAAGTATGTCAGCGTTCAGAACCCTGACTCACCACGTAGGTATGTGGAGCCAAACTGGACCAGAACCtctactgctttctcagtcaggcaggagacCGCTTCCTGCTGTCGATGACTGTTtgcctcaacaacaacaaaaaatcttccttcaatcagtttattccagttcagaatacaAATTATTACTTGTATTtgaacagcaacagttccaaccaaGACTAGTTTAaaacaatactttctacagtaagatgtacagtaggcccgATCATTTTTTATATTAATCTGTACTGTACTAAGGGTTGCACCATCCGTAACTAGCTAGCTTGCTTTGGCTAATTTgagctattagctgtgtacaaggccaGGGGATTGTTTGAAAGATTGTTTGAAAGAGAAACGCACATCTTCTACTATGAGAGTTAATAATCCCTTATTTCTGTTGTAAAAATGACAACAATGCCTTGCTAGGTGACTTAAGTTTTCCACCGtcgcactgtttcctgaagcattctGCCTTGTTCTGAAGGAAGTCAATGGGTTTACCATCATGTTGCGGATGTTTGGTCAGGACGTGTCGTTTTTAAttcattttaatttttaattaatttgttagTAATGAGTCTCTCAAAACAAACGCAAATTCCCCGCATAAAACAATGGGCGCTCCTCGTTATTTCTCAAAGtttgtatgaaagagagagaaactcatcCCTGTATTTGCGTTTTATGACAATTGGAGCTGTCAGAACTTGTGGCTGGTATGAGTCCATTTGATGACAGCGGTGAGTGATGTTGAGTGGGTAAACAGGGCCTCATCCGCTGCTGAACGATGTGTCGCGGAGTGATGTTCAAGAAAACCGCAGAAAAAAATATCCGGTGAACCTCGAAGCACACGGGCATCTCCCCCTCCTACCCACCCAtctgccaaactgagcagagacCGCTGCTAAAAGGCAGAGAGCGCAGATGCACTTGGCCGAATCAATTCCAGTAATTAAttaaataattatacatttactCTGACACGTCGCGACCCATACTTTAAGAAAGGCTAGTAATAGTGGGTGAATTTCTGCAACAACTAAGAGCTTTGGAGCGCAAGGCTAGACCACTGTTTTGGTCCCGTGGCTACCAGCTGTAAGAGAGTAAAGAAGACCCACGCACATGgacagatactgtgtgtgactgtgtgagagagaagtcgGGCATCTTGCTCATCACAATATCTGTGGTGCTGCTCGTACAACATACATTTATCTGACTCGACCAATAAGCTCTCATCCTAGGATCTAACAGAAATCAGACCCTCAACATCTATAAAACATGGACCAGAACAATGTTTCCTGCTTCCACAAACATTTATTAATATAACACTAATGTCAGATTAGGGTATGTTAATAATGAGTGTACATTCTGAGACTGTTGCTCACTAACATTCATTTTTATTACAATAAGATTGTCCGTTTTAAATAACAACTACTTTTGCCTTCAGTGATTCCTCAGAGCTGTAAGACTTGTGACCATGTTGAGGTAAGTCATAATCTCAGTTCTTACttttacatcaaatcaaatgtatttataaagcccttcttacatcagctgatgtcacaaagtgctgtacagaaacccagcctaaaacacccaaacagcaagcaatgaaggtgtagaagcacggtggctaggaaaaactccctagaaaggccagaacctaggaagaaacctagagtggaaccaggctatgaggggtggccagtccttttctggctgtgccgggtggagattataacagaacatggccaagatgttcaaatgttcataaatgaccagcagggtcaaaataataataatcacagtggatgtcgagggtgcaacaggtcagcacctcaggagtaaataaatataaaataaaatatatcccatttagcagacgcttttgtccaaagcgacttacaagtcggctggggccactacttttgcatatggataaatgtcagttggcttttcatagtcgatcattcagagtatctctaccgttttcaactctctagagacagcaggagtccggcacagtctcaaagccaggtgtgtagtgaccaaccattcatactgggatatagacagtcctgtgttctgctttagtaatataaacacagtctcaaagcCAGGTGTGGACTGACCAACCATTCAAACTGGTATATAGACTCCTGTGTTCTGCTTGTGGTCATTCAGGATTTTAGCTTGTCATATTTTGTCATTAGACAGTTTAAATGATAAATCACTAGCATTCCATGTAACATTGAATAAATACATTAGATCAGATACTTCGATATAattggccagtttcccagacacagattaagtctaGTCCTGGACCTTAAAGAACTTTCTATTGAAACTtccattgagcatgctttttagtTCAGCACTAGACtcaatctgtgtccaggaaacaggCCCCATGTGTATTACTGACATGCTTGTCCTTGTTCAGGACTCCACACATTGGCTTCAGATTGAACCCTTGACTTCCACTGTCCAGGGAGTGACAATGTTCAGGTAAAATAACTACTTTGAACATTTCATTCCACTTGCTAGTGTATTTTCCCAACACCTTTGGGAATAGTCTTCTAATCCAACCTCTCCATTTGACCATGGACCCTCTCTACCACATCTTGTTGCTGCCATAAGGCACAGGACACCCAGAGGGAGTTATGAGTGTACAGTGTCTGGCCTCCGCtggctgtgtgagagagatgtcATTCTGAAGTATCACTTCAGGAACTGGGAACCCTACAGTCAATTTCTGAAAGACATGCAGTACACACAAGGTGGTCCATTGCTGGACATCACTATGGAGTTAGGTGAACTGGAGGAAGTTCATCTGCCACATTTTGTCTGTTTAGGTAAAACCATATAAAATAGTATTCAGAAAGACATTTCCATGTAACTGAGTTTTACTTCCTGAATTAATGAATGAACTATTCTGGGAGTTTGAGTTTACTGTGATCTGGTACTGCATATTCTTTGTGTTTTAGTTGGATGAATAATACAATATTTGTCTTTCTGTCTCCtttgtattgtgttgttcagGGACCAACCCTTCCCTGAGGAATGAGATGAAGATTCTTCATGTAGAGGAACATGGAGTGTCTTTAGAGGAAGTGCATGAGGTCACCAGATTCCATGCTACGATTCTCCATCCCAAGTTCTCAGCTATCTCTGTTATACTGAGCTATATATTTTCTTGGATCCTAGATGTCCACTGTGATGTGGTCCTCTATATGGCAGTAAAAAGGTCAACAGTCATTTCAAGGCTGTACCTGCTCCTCAGAAATTCCAGTCAGAAAGAGGTGAGCCACTATCACTGAAGTGACAACAGTATGTTGAATCTTACTGAAGGAAAGCTGATAGGTTATTGAAAATCTCTAGATGACAAAGACAACATGCAGCTCTGTGACACATCTATTTCTGTCTCATTCAGTTGAAGAGCCAGTAGATGGCACTCTTCCCTCTGGTCGAAGGAGAACCCAATGCCCCTGGGCAGTGAAGGGGACATTGCCCCTGGGCAGTGAAGGGGACATTTCCCTGTGTAGgttgctgtctttcagatgggacgttaaacgggtgtcctctCCATGGTCAataaagatcccatggtacttatcttaagagtaggggtgttaaccccggtgtcctgactctccatggtcactaaagatcccatggtacttattGTAAGAGAAGGGGTGTTAACCCGGTATCCTGGCTAAACTCCCAATCtgaccctcataccatcatggctaCCTAATCATCctcagcttccaattggctcatttatcccctctcccctgtaaatATTCCCCAGGTCGCTGTTGTAAAAGAGAATCTCTTCTCAGTCAACTTATCTGATAAAATAATGGTAAATCATTAACGATAGTGTTGACAAAAATGGATTTCCCAGTGAGCTGCATGTTGTGTGAATTATGAGACTACATTGTTGTGACTGACTACTACATCTCTCATTTTGTAGGCTGTTCGGGAACGGGAGAAAGATCAGGTGTCCCAAGGATATTCCGAATTTCTCCTGCCAAGTCCAAATGGGCCCTTAAAGATGAACACTTGGTTTGCACTCAAGAATCCCCTCTCCACTTTCATCTATCCAGAGGTGTAGTTTTATCAGGCTGAGGACATGAATCTGTCATATTGTATATGAATAACTGGAAAatcattctatttctctctctatctcgtgTTGCATCATATGGCCTCCTACAGAAGATTCAGCTGTTACCTGCAAACACCACACCAAGCTGTTGTAAGATGATAATGGGAAACACAGGGGTGGACATTGAGATGGAGCTAATCGGGGATGATGAGAGGACAGTATGGAAATCAG
Encoded here:
- the LOC135538193 gene encoding NACHT, LRR and PYD domains-containing protein 1 homolog, whose amino-acid sequence is MNKWTPSAEEKMFLRDHGGESCIKPGPENTRDHGGESCIKPGPEDTRDHGGESWIKPGPEDTRDHGGESWIKPGPENTRYHGGECCIKPGPEKLIPQSCKTCDHVEDSTHWLQIEPLTSTVQGVTMFRHRTPRGSYECTVSGLRWLCERDVILKYHFRNWEPYSQFLKDMQYTQGGPLLDITMELGELEEVHLPHFVCLGTNPSLRNEMKILHVEEHGVSLEEVHEMSTVMWSSIWQ